The DNA window CTTGGAGTAACAGTTGTCATAGTATCCCACCTTCCTGAAGTTCATCTTTACCTGTCTGACAGGTTGGTAATGTTAGAGAATGGTAAATTAATAAAAGAAGGAACTCCCGAAGAAATCATTCCAGAATTCATATCCGAAATGGCCGAACCAGAACCTCCAAGAAAGCCTGAAGACCTAGGTGAAGAGGTAATAAAAGTTGAAAATATTGATAAAAGGTTTGTTCTTCTTAAAGGTGGAAATGTTCTTGAAATAGAGGATATTAATTTTGATGTGAAAGCAGGGGAAATAATCTCACTCATTGGAGAAAGTGGAGCAGGCAAAACAGTTCTCCTTCGAATGATGGGAGGAATGGAAATTCCAGATTCTGGGACTGTATATTTCAAACTCGAGGACAACTGGGTTAACATGAATGATCCTGGATTTGACAGGATGAAAGTCAGACGTAAATTAGGGTTCATGCATCAGGAATTCGCACTCACACACCACGCAACAATCAAGGATCAGATTGCAGCAAGACTGGGAGTTAAGGGCGAAAATGTTATAATGCATGCCAAAAATGTAGCAAAAGAGTTAGAAATAAGTGATAAAGTATTAGACCTTCTTTACCAGCTAACCGACATTCCAGAAACAGAAGCTAAGGCAAAACTGGACAAAATTGGACTAAACTCAGATATTTTAGATCTGCTCTTTCCAAGCTTCCCTGATACTGAAGTTAAAAAATATGCAGAGCCTGTTTTCAAAGCACTTGATCTACCCCTTGAAATACTTGAAAGAAAATCATATGAACTATCTGGCGGTCAGAAAGTCAGAGCAACACTTGCACTAATTCTTACATCACAACCAGATGTTCTCATTCTAGACGAACCATTCGGAGACTTAGATCCAATAACACTTAGAATTGTATCAAACTCTTTAAAACGAATTAACAAAGAATTTAATACAACTATACTCATGGTTAGCCATCATGTTGACTTCATAGAAGAAGTATCAACCCGGGCAATTTTGATGGACAATGGTGAACTTATAATGGACGGCGATCCTCACAAACTTGCAGGTGAATTTGTTAAAAGATGTAAAGCAGATTATTTAGTTGGTTTTGAAGATCTTAAAAAGCAACTTGCTGGTGATTGAAAATATTAAACCCGTACTTCACTTGGGTGGCGTAAATTTAGTAGTTGGAGTTCATCTAAGAGATGTCTAATTAGATTAAAATCAGAGAAAAAACAAAGTATAAATCAGTTCATTAGTAATAAAAATTTCATG is part of the Methanobacterium lacus genome and encodes:
- a CDS encoding ATP-binding cassette domain-containing protein; amino-acid sequence: MINIKNVSKTFKMDDGAEIKALDDISIDVNDGEILGIIGVSGSGKSTLLRILRGVEKFDAGEIDIDDVHVKFDSNPYYFTKLKQETAIHLQRSFGLWAETALQNVVRKLNGAKYGDEGLTDFNYAYDEFGDEAKEILKVVGLEHKADHFAPVLSGGEKQRLIMARQLAKKPKVLLLDEPATMSCPKTKQDVLNAIKNINKKLGVTVVIVSHLPEVHLYLSDRLVMLENGKLIKEGTPEEIIPEFISEMAEPEPPRKPEDLGEEVIKVENIDKRFVLLKGGNVLEIEDINFDVKAGEIISLIGESGAGKTVLLRMMGGMEIPDSGTVYFKLEDNWVNMNDPGFDRMKVRRKLGFMHQEFALTHHATIKDQIAARLGVKGENVIMHAKNVAKELEISDKVLDLLYQLTDIPETEAKAKLDKIGLNSDILDLLFPSFPDTEVKKYAEPVFKALDLPLEILERKSYELSGGQKVRATLALILTSQPDVLILDEPFGDLDPITLRIVSNSLKRINKEFNTTILMVSHHVDFIEEVSTRAILMDNGELIMDGDPHKLAGEFVKRCKADYLVGFEDLKKQLAGD